ctTGAGGGGGCggagccaggggaggggacTAAGGGGGCGGAGCCCtagggggagggggaggggccagaagggttttggggcagttttgggtgatTTTGTGTCCGAGCTGCGGTGGCAGCACCTGAGAGACCCAAATTTGGGTAAATTTGGGTAAAAACGGGGGAGGAGAGCCATCTTGGGGCTGATGACGTCATCAGAACCCTGTTTTGGGGCAATTCGGGGAGGTTTTGGGTCAATACTTGATTGAAAGCCGTCTTGGCTTTGGTGACGTCATCAAGACCCGACTCTGAGACATTTCGAGTGAATTTCGGCCGGTTTTGGGCCAAACTGAGCCAATTCCGGCCCAAAGCGCATTGAACCAATGGCGCCAAACTCCAAATTTGACCGATTTTGAGCAGATTTAAGCCAATTTTGGGCCAGAACGTGCCCATGACCAGAAAATGCCATGAACCTCGAATTTTGAGCCAATTTGAGCCAATTTTGAGCGAAATTGAGCTGATTTTGAGCCATGGCCAGAGAATGACACGAACCTCGAATTCCAGGCAAATTTGACCCAATTTAAGCTGATTTGGGGCCAATTTAATCCGACTTTGGGCCAATTTAAGCCGGTTTTGATCAAATTTAATCCAATTTTGGGCCAATTTAAGCCGACTTTGGGCCAATTTAAGCAGATTTTGGGCCTTTTTAAGCCGATTTTGGGCCAATTTAATCCAATTTTGGGCCAATTTAAGCCGGTTTTGATCAAATTTAAGCCGATTTTGGGCCAATTTAAGCCGATTTTGACCCAATTTAATCCAATTTTGGGCCAATTTAAGCCGGTTTTGATCAAATTTAAGCTGATTTTGAGCCGATTTTGAGCCAATTTAAGCCAAATTTGACCCAATTTAATCCGACTTTGGTCCAATTTAATCCGATTATTGACCTTTTTAAGCCGACTCTGGGCCAATTTAACCCGGCTCCGTGCCCAACACTCCGACCCAGAACCCAACACCGCCCTAAGGCCCCGGTTTCGGCCCGGTTTCCGCCGCTCAGAGCGCCAGCAGGGCGGTGACGGGGCAGTGGTCGCTGCCCTGCACGGCGCTGCGGATCTTGCAGTCGCACAGCGCCCCCAGCAGGCGCCGCGACACCACGGCGTAGTCCAGCCGCCAGCCCACGTTCCGCGCCCGCGCCCCGCCCAGGTAGGTCCAGAAGGTGAAGGCGCCCCGGGCCTCGGGGTACAGGTGCCGGAAGGAGTCCGCGAAGCCGGCGCCCAGCAGCCGCGAGAAGCCCTCGCGCTCCTGCGGCGTGAAGCCGGCGCTGGCGCGGTTGGCGCGCGGGTGGCACAGGTCGATCTCGGCGTGCGCCACGTTGAGGTCGCCGCAGAGCAGCACGGGCTTGCGGGCGTCCAGGCGGCGCAGGAACTGCAGGAAGGCGGCGTCGAAGCGCAGCCGCGGCTCCAGGCGCACCAGGCCCCGCCCGGCGTTGGGCACGTAGGCGCAGACCACGAAGAGCGAGGGGAACTCGGCCGTCAGCACGCGGCCGTCCACGTCGTGCTCGGGGTCGCCTGGAGGGGGACAGAGTGAAACGGGGgtgactgggagggactgggagggactgggaggggattgggaatgactgggagggactgggagggactgggaggggattgggaatgactgggagggactgggagggactgggaggggattgggaatgactgggagggactgggagggactgggaggggattgggaatgactgggaggggactgggaggggattgggaatgactgggaggggactgggagggactgggaggggattgggagggactgggaggggattggagGGGAttggagggactgggaggggattggagGGGATTGGGAatgactgggaggggattgggagggactgggatgggaactGGGCCGTCCACGTCGTGCTCGGGGTCAcctgggaggggaaagagtgAAATGGGAgtggattgggagggactgggagggactgggaggggattgggaatgactgggagggactgggagggactgggagggactgggaggggattgggagggactgggagggactgggagggactgggagggactgggaggggattggagGGGATTGGGAatgactgggagggactgggagggactgggatgggaactGGGCCGTCCACGTCGTGCTCGGGGtcacctgggaggggacagagtgAAACGGGGgtgactgggagggactgggagggactgggaggggactgggagggactgggaggggattgggagggactgggaggggattgggagggactgggagggactgggagggactgggagggactgggagtgaactgggagtgaactgggagggactgggaggggattgggaggaactgggagggactgggagggactgggagggactgggaggttGATTCTGGGGatgtttggggtggttttgggggtgatttCAGGGCAGCTTTCTGCACAGTCCTGTGGCAGTTTTGGGGCGATTTCAGGGCGGTTTGGGGTCGATAcgtttgggtgattttggggtgatttggggcagtttcggggtggttttggggcagtttcagGGCGGTTTTGGGTTGATAGggttgggtgattttggggtgatttggggcagtttcggggtggttttgggttgATAGgattgggtgattttggggcgATTTCCAAGTGGTTTTCAGGgcgattttggggcattttttgggg
This portion of the Molothrus aeneus isolate 106 unplaced genomic scaffold, BPBGC_Maene_1.0 scaffold_240, whole genome shotgun sequence genome encodes:
- the APEX1 gene encoding DNA repair nuclease/redox regulator APEX1 gives rise to the protein MPKRGKKKEENGSGDEAGPAPAKAPKASPAPLYEDPPTRETTPDGRRWTLKVTSWNVDGLRAWLKKGGAKWVQEEAPDVLCLQETKCAASAVPAELRELPGLPHQFWSSAKDRPGYSGVGLLAKTEPLDVTYGIGDPEHDVDGRVLTAEFPSLFVVCAYVPNAGRGLVRLEPRLRFDAAFLQFLRRLDARKPVLLCGDLNVAHAEIDLCHPRANRASAGFTPQEREGFSRLLGAGFADSFRHLYPEARGAFTFWTYLGGARARNVGWRLDYAVVSRRLLGALCDCKIRSAVQGSDHCPVTALLAL